The proteins below come from a single Fodinicola acaciae genomic window:
- a CDS encoding thiamine pyrophosphate-binding protein: MTVAELVGRALAGFGADHVFGVVGSGNFHVTNAMVAAGARFVAARHEGGAATMADAYARTSGTLGVLSVHQGCGLTNAMTGITEAAKSRTPMIVLAADTAGAAVRSNFRVDQDGLATAVGAVSERVYGPATAIDDVVRACRRAVEGRRTVVLNLPLDVQAAPASGADVPAILPPQVANPDPAAVEALARVLLTAQRPVFIAGRGARHARAELRRLASTCGALLATSAVVNGLFAGDPWSLGISGGFATPLAAELIGSADLIVGWGASLNMWTMRHGALIAPDATVVQVDLEPDAIGAHRPVDLGVVGDVARTAEALVDLVASADGYRQPAIRERIATEGRWRDVRHDDVSTVDRIDPRTLSIALDDVLPDERVVAVDSGNFMGYPAAYLSVPDERGFCFTQAYQSIGLGLATAIGAALAQPQRLPVAALGDGGALMSIAEVDTVVRLGLPMAIVIYNDEAYGAEVHHFGPHGYNLDTVVFPETDIAAIGRGFGADGITVRKPSDVDDLRDWLAGPRDGPIVVDAKVTSGPSWWLEEAFKGH, encoded by the coding sequence GTGACCGTTGCCGAGCTGGTCGGCCGCGCGCTCGCCGGTTTCGGCGCCGATCACGTGTTTGGCGTGGTCGGCAGCGGAAACTTCCACGTCACCAACGCGATGGTCGCGGCAGGTGCGCGTTTTGTGGCCGCCCGCCACGAAGGCGGTGCGGCGACCATGGCCGACGCGTACGCGCGCACCAGCGGCACGCTCGGGGTGCTCTCGGTGCACCAGGGATGTGGTCTCACCAACGCGATGACCGGCATCACCGAGGCGGCCAAGAGCCGCACGCCGATGATCGTGCTCGCGGCGGACACCGCCGGTGCGGCCGTACGGTCGAACTTCCGCGTCGACCAGGACGGTCTGGCGACCGCCGTCGGTGCGGTGAGCGAGCGCGTTTACGGTCCAGCTACTGCGATCGATGATGTCGTACGCGCCTGTCGCCGCGCCGTCGAGGGACGGCGTACGGTTGTGCTCAACCTGCCGTTGGACGTGCAGGCCGCGCCTGCATCGGGTGCCGACGTTCCGGCGATTTTGCCGCCACAGGTGGCAAATCCGGATCCGGCGGCGGTCGAGGCACTAGCGCGCGTGCTGCTCACCGCACAACGACCGGTTTTCATCGCCGGCCGAGGAGCGCGGCACGCTCGGGCCGAGTTGCGCCGGCTGGCCTCGACCTGCGGTGCCCTGCTGGCGACTTCCGCGGTGGTCAATGGGCTTTTCGCCGGCGATCCGTGGTCTTTGGGGATATCCGGCGGATTCGCGACGCCGCTGGCCGCCGAGCTGATCGGCTCGGCAGACCTGATCGTCGGCTGGGGTGCGTCGCTGAACATGTGGACGATGCGCCATGGCGCGTTGATCGCGCCCGACGCGACGGTCGTGCAGGTGGATCTCGAGCCGGACGCGATCGGTGCGCATCGACCGGTCGACCTCGGCGTCGTCGGCGACGTGGCGCGTACGGCCGAGGCTTTGGTCGACCTGGTGGCCTCTGCCGACGGATATCGGCAGCCGGCGATTCGCGAGCGGATCGCCACCGAAGGTCGCTGGCGCGACGTGCGGCACGACGACGTGTCCACAGTGGACCGCATCGATCCACGTACGCTCTCGATCGCGCTCGACGACGTGCTTCCCGACGAGCGTGTCGTGGCCGTCGACTCCGGGAACTTCATGGGATATCCGGCGGCCTATCTGTCGGTGCCGGACGAGCGCGGTTTCTGCTTCACCCAGGCATATCAGTCGATCGGTCTCGGCCTGGCGACCGCGATCGGCGCCGCTTTGGCCCAACCGCAACGACTTCCGGTCGCGGCGCTCGGCGATGGTGGTGCCTTGATGTCCATCGCCGAGGTGGACACGGTCGTACGGCTCGGCCTGCCGATGGCGATCGTCATCTACAACGACGAGGCCTACGGCGCCGAGGTGCACCATTTCGGCCCGCACGGCTACAACCTGGACACCGTCGTCTTTCCGGAGACCGACATCGCCGCCATCGGCCGCGGCTTCGGCGCCGACGGCATCACCGTACGCAAACCGTCCGATGTGGACGATCTGCGCGACTGGTTGGCCGGTCCACGAGACGGACCGATCGTCGTCGACGCGAAGGTCACCAGCGGACCGTCCTGGTGGCTGGAGGAAGCCTTCAAAGGTCACTAG
- a CDS encoding helix-turn-helix domain-containing protein, with protein sequence MADPDCADWRASGAEVRRSRILLELDEGVGETPGEPPSRRAVAEKVGVDPQTITNVARAYVEHDGDVGATIRRKRRSTPPVEPIVTGEVEARLIALGCSTPPEGRSRWTLRLLEKHIALMRDMPNLDHSTIGKVVKKRRFVLT encoded by the coding sequence GTGGCTGACCCGGATTGTGCGGACTGGCGTGCATCCGGCGCAGAGGTGCGGCGTTCGCGGATTCTGTTGGAGTTGGACGAGGGCGTCGGTGAGACTCCGGGTGAGCCGCCGAGTCGGCGCGCGGTCGCCGAGAAGGTCGGTGTCGATCCGCAGACGATCACGAACGTGGCCAGGGCGTATGTCGAGCATGACGGTGATGTCGGGGCCACGATCCGGCGTAAGAGGCGGTCCACGCCGCCGGTCGAGCCGATCGTGACCGGTGAGGTCGAGGCCCGGCTGATCGCGCTGGGATGCTCGACGCCCCCGGAGGGCAGGTCGCGGTGGACGCTGCGACTGTTGGAAAAGCACATCGCGCTGATGCGGGACATGCCGAATCTGGATCACTCGACTATCGGGAAGGTTGTCAAAAAACGGCGTTTCGTCCTCACCTGA
- a CDS encoding transposase codes for MTTQGALQGALQGALSNYKKTRDPGPGEPAGHGIGKSRGGLTTKFHVAADLKQRPLGLVVTGGHAADSTFMHVVLETISISNGRPGRPRTRPDRVIADKAYTGKPCRDYLARRGIAMRTDKTARSYLAGLTLAATLIWTKSLV; via the coding sequence GTGACCACACAGGGGGCTCTACAGGGGGCTCTACAGGGGGCTCTGTCGAATTACAAGAAAACCCGCGACCCCGGACCAGGTGAACCGGCCGGTCACGGAATCGGTAAGTCCAGGGGTGGCCTGACGACGAAGTTCCACGTCGCGGCCGACCTCAAGCAGCGACCGTTGGGGCTGGTGGTCACCGGCGGACACGCCGCGGACTCCACGTTCATGCACGTGGTACTGGAGACCATCAGCATCTCCAATGGCCGGCCCGGCCGGCCGCGGACCAGGCCGGACCGGGTGATCGCCGACAAGGCGTACACCGGCAAGCCGTGCCGCGACTACCTGGCCCGGCGCGGCATCGCCATGAGAACAGACAAAACCGCACGCAGCTATCTCGCCGGACTCACCCTCGCCGCCACGCTCATCTGGACCAAATCACTAGTTTAG
- a CDS encoding IS5 family transposase: MVFRQEISDESWALLEPFFPKWKGNGRPISDMRRVVEGVAWRFRTGAPWRDMPERFGHWNTIYGWFWDWSKDGTWDRVLQEVRKQAASAGDLEWVVSVDGSIVRVHQHGATLARDTSDAGDHTGGSTGGSTGGSVELQENPRPRTR; the protein is encoded by the coding sequence ATGGTGTTTAGGCAGGAGATTTCGGACGAGTCGTGGGCTTTGTTGGAGCCGTTTTTTCCGAAGTGGAAGGGGAATGGTCGGCCGATCTCGGATATGCGGCGGGTGGTGGAGGGGGTCGCGTGGCGGTTTCGGACCGGGGCGCCGTGGCGGGATATGCCGGAGCGTTTCGGGCACTGGAACACGATTTATGGCTGGTTCTGGGACTGGTCGAAAGACGGTACCTGGGATCGAGTGCTGCAGGAGGTGCGGAAACAGGCCGCCAGCGCTGGTGACCTGGAGTGGGTGGTGTCGGTGGACGGGTCGATCGTGCGTGTCCATCAGCACGGCGCAACCCTCGCGCGCGACACGAGTGACGCAGGTGACCACACAGGGGGCTCTACAGGGGGCTCTACAGGGGGCTCTGTCGAATTACAAGAAAACCCGCGACCCCGGACCAGGTGA
- a CDS encoding HNH endonuclease signature motif containing protein — MDGSTGVIGDPRFALDFSDAPPDADTVRVLRELDLGAANRYECLAIMEVTNRLIAAMQGMQLAAMGRFITQYDPLARRYAAAEVASALKWTTRAAASRLEWGEHLTTTLPRTLAALCAGIIDIAKARTMVEQTEIIDPDIASQVEDTVIPEAENRNYRWFRDTVKRTIATLDPEGSEQRRQEKKRQRRVEKEDAEDGMAWLSALLPAEKTEAIYQLINKIAHSQKTADDPRSMDEIRADVLADRVLGDPSNVKIRIDVKVNATTMMGLDNEPGQIVGHGPITADHARELGIQPGSEWFRLWTDGPTDTVLDYGRLKYKPNPALADYVRANTPTCIFPSCNRPAMSCELDHTVPFPEGPTSADNLKPLCKFHHDCKTHHGWDVTQVTPGTYVWTSPLGRMYIVTPETKS; from the coding sequence ATGGACGGTAGCACGGGGGTTATTGGGGATCCGCGGTTCGCGTTGGATTTTTCGGATGCGCCGCCGGACGCGGACACCGTTCGGGTTCTGCGGGAGCTCGATCTAGGCGCTGCGAACAGGTACGAGTGCCTTGCCATAATGGAGGTGACGAACCGGTTGATCGCGGCAATGCAGGGGATGCAGCTTGCCGCGATGGGGCGGTTTATTACCCAGTACGATCCGCTGGCGCGGCGGTACGCGGCGGCGGAAGTCGCCTCGGCGTTGAAATGGACCACCAGAGCGGCGGCCAGCAGGTTGGAGTGGGGTGAACATCTGACCACCACGTTGCCGCGTACGCTGGCGGCGCTCTGCGCCGGCATCATTGATATCGCCAAGGCGCGGACCATGGTCGAGCAGACCGAGATCATCGACCCGGACATCGCCAGCCAGGTTGAGGACACCGTGATTCCAGAGGCGGAGAACCGGAACTACCGGTGGTTCCGCGACACCGTCAAGCGCACCATCGCCACCCTCGACCCGGAAGGCTCCGAGCAGCGCCGCCAGGAAAAGAAGCGCCAGCGGCGGGTGGAGAAGGAAGACGCTGAGGATGGGATGGCGTGGCTGAGCGCGTTGCTGCCGGCCGAGAAGACCGAGGCGATCTACCAGCTCATCAACAAAATCGCACACAGCCAGAAAACAGCCGACGACCCGCGTTCGATGGACGAGATCCGCGCCGACGTGCTCGCTGACCGCGTCCTCGGCGACCCCAGTAACGTGAAAATCCGGATCGATGTCAAGGTCAACGCCACCACGATGATGGGCTTGGACAACGAGCCAGGTCAGATTGTGGGCCACGGGCCGATTACGGCCGATCATGCGCGGGAGCTGGGCATTCAGCCCGGCAGCGAATGGTTCCGCCTCTGGACCGACGGCCCGACCGACACGGTCCTGGACTACGGCCGCCTCAAATACAAGCCCAACCCCGCGCTCGCCGACTACGTCAGAGCCAACACCCCAACCTGCATCTTCCCAAGCTGCAACCGGCCAGCAATGTCCTGCGAGCTCGACCACACCGTGCCATTCCCGGAAGGCCCCACCTCGGCCGACAATCTCAAGCCGCTGTGCAAGTTCCACCATGACTGCAAAACCCACCACGGCTGGGATGTCACCCAGGTGACGCCCGGCACGTACGTCTGGACCTCACCACTCGGCCGCATGTACATCGTCACTCCGGAAACGAAGTCCTAG
- a CDS encoding APC family permease — protein MTGLRRTLSVWQAIGLSVALMAPSMAANINPQQTAGAAGRAVPLAFFLSALGVLLVAYGFVRLCQHYQHAGSVYAFVGATLGPRAGVVSGVGLLGTYTFYAVVTSSATGNLGTAFLTEVGIWPNPPAWAPFVLTAIALAGCWWLAVVPARRGTSVLLAVEGVTVALILLITAIIAVRLIGGTAPGGQRFTFEVFTFTADTGLSGVFLGAVFGFLSFAGFEAAATLGEETRRPRRDISRAILGTAIFGGAYFVVVTAVEMMAFGTDAAGVKKFSESGSLLGDLGTGYVGAWAGDLISLGATISAFGCCLACVVGGSRMLFAIGRDVAGDRGIGKVGRTGTPAYATAAVVLAAAAFVAICTVFFGATTKDTFAWSGTIGTLILLVVYLLTTIGAIWLVFVRRKMSVPAWQIVFPIGAIALLGYTIYVNIIPYPTSGPARWFPVVAGGILLIAVIWVLAAPGLTSRLGARLTDLDTTEPLRNPEADPR, from the coding sequence GTGACCGGCCTGCGGCGCACGTTGTCGGTGTGGCAGGCGATCGGCCTGTCGGTGGCGCTGATGGCGCCGAGCATGGCGGCCAACATCAATCCGCAGCAAACCGCAGGCGCGGCCGGCCGTGCCGTACCGCTGGCGTTTTTCCTGTCCGCGCTCGGTGTCCTGCTGGTGGCGTACGGTTTCGTACGGCTGTGTCAGCATTATCAGCACGCCGGCTCGGTTTATGCCTTTGTCGGCGCGACTCTCGGACCGCGCGCCGGCGTGGTGTCCGGGGTCGGCCTGCTCGGCACGTACACCTTCTACGCGGTCGTCACGTCGTCGGCGACCGGCAATCTCGGCACCGCTTTCCTGACCGAGGTGGGCATCTGGCCAAATCCGCCGGCGTGGGCTCCGTTCGTCCTCACCGCGATCGCGCTGGCCGGCTGCTGGTGGCTCGCGGTCGTTCCCGCGCGCCGCGGCACCAGTGTCCTGCTCGCGGTGGAAGGCGTGACCGTCGCACTCATCCTGCTGATCACCGCGATCATCGCGGTCCGGCTGATCGGCGGCACCGCTCCCGGCGGCCAGCGTTTCACCTTCGAGGTCTTCACTTTCACCGCCGACACCGGACTTTCCGGCGTGTTCCTCGGCGCGGTCTTCGGTTTCCTGTCCTTCGCCGGTTTCGAGGCGGCGGCCACGCTCGGCGAGGAAACCCGGCGTCCGCGCCGCGACATCTCCCGCGCGATCCTCGGCACGGCGATCTTCGGCGGCGCGTACTTCGTCGTCGTCACCGCCGTCGAGATGATGGCCTTCGGCACAGATGCCGCCGGAGTGAAGAAGTTCAGCGAGTCCGGCTCGCTGCTCGGCGATCTCGGCACCGGCTATGTCGGCGCGTGGGCCGGTGACCTGATCAGCCTCGGCGCCACCATCAGCGCCTTCGGCTGTTGCCTCGCCTGCGTGGTCGGCGGCTCGCGAATGCTGTTCGCGATCGGCCGCGACGTCGCCGGAGATCGCGGCATCGGCAAGGTCGGCCGCACCGGTACGCCGGCGTACGCGACCGCCGCCGTCGTGCTCGCGGCCGCCGCCTTCGTCGCCATCTGCACGGTTTTCTTCGGCGCCACGACGAAAGACACCTTCGCCTGGTCCGGCACCATCGGCACGCTGATCCTGCTGGTCGTCTATCTGCTGACCACCATCGGTGCGATCTGGCTGGTTTTCGTACGACGCAAGATGTCCGTGCCCGCGTGGCAGATCGTCTTTCCGATCGGCGCGATCGCATTGCTCGGCTACACCATCTATGTCAACATCATCCCCTACCCCACGTCCGGTCCGGCGCGTTGGTTTCCGGTTGTCGCAGGCGGCATTCTGCTGATCGCGGTGATCTGGGTCCTCGCCGCGCCCGGCCTGACCAGCCGCCTCGGCGCCCGCCTGACCGACCTCGACACGACCGAGCCTCTTAGGAATCCCGAAGCAGATCCGCGGTGA
- a CDS encoding mandelate racemase/muconate lactonizing enzyme family protein, translating to MKIVAIETLRPDVQSNLCFLRLHTDDGLTGLGESFFGSAAVEAYVHDAIAPVLLGIADPAPQRMAATLAPYVGFQGGGVETRANGAVDIALWDLLGKQTGRSIAQLLGGPVRDSIRTYNTCAGARYVSTTSRQNSENWGLPGEDRGRYEDLDAFLHRPAELARELLDEGITGMKIWPFDTAAEANNGVDIDTAGLAAGIGVVEAIRAEVGFQLDVMIELHGLWNRHAATKIARALADLRPYWIEDPLRPDAAGGLAALRDDIDIPIATGETCIGRRGFLPLLQNGGVDVVTVDIGWTGGITEAVKIASLADVYTVPIAPHDCTGPVSLAVAVQVVTSQPNGLIQETARSFVRTWYGELATGFPELTGDTVTVPTAPGHGVSLRDDIVASTRRSQL from the coding sequence GTGAAAATCGTCGCCATCGAAACGCTGAGACCGGACGTGCAGTCAAACCTGTGTTTTCTCCGGCTGCACACCGACGACGGCCTGACCGGTCTCGGTGAGTCGTTCTTCGGCTCGGCGGCGGTCGAGGCGTACGTCCACGACGCGATCGCGCCAGTGCTGCTCGGCATTGCCGACCCGGCACCGCAACGGATGGCCGCGACGTTGGCGCCGTACGTCGGATTCCAGGGCGGTGGCGTGGAAACGCGCGCCAACGGCGCGGTCGACATCGCTTTGTGGGACCTACTTGGCAAACAGACCGGCAGGAGCATCGCGCAGCTGCTCGGCGGACCGGTACGCGACAGCATCCGCACATACAACACCTGCGCCGGCGCACGTTACGTGAGCACGACAAGCCGGCAGAACTCGGAAAACTGGGGTCTTCCCGGCGAGGACCGCGGACGTTACGAGGACCTGGACGCCTTCCTGCACCGGCCGGCCGAGCTGGCTCGCGAGCTGCTGGACGAAGGCATCACCGGCATGAAGATCTGGCCGTTCGACACCGCAGCCGAGGCCAACAACGGTGTCGACATCGACACTGCCGGCCTGGCCGCCGGGATCGGTGTGGTCGAGGCGATCCGCGCCGAGGTCGGCTTCCAGCTGGACGTCATGATCGAGCTGCACGGTCTGTGGAACCGCCACGCGGCAACGAAAATCGCGCGCGCACTGGCCGACCTGCGACCGTACTGGATCGAGGACCCGCTGCGGCCGGACGCGGCCGGCGGACTCGCCGCGCTGCGCGACGACATCGACATTCCCATCGCCACCGGCGAAACCTGCATCGGCCGGCGCGGATTCCTGCCGCTGCTGCAAAACGGCGGCGTCGACGTCGTCACCGTCGACATCGGCTGGACCGGCGGCATCACCGAGGCGGTCAAGATCGCCAGCCTCGCCGACGTTTACACCGTACCGATCGCGCCGCACGACTGCACCGGACCGGTGTCGCTGGCGGTCGCCGTGCAGGTCGTCACCAGTCAGCCCAACGGCCTCATCCAGGAGACCGCGCGGTCGTTCGTCCGCACCTGGTATGGCGAGCTGGCCACCGGATTTCCGGAACTTACCGGCGACACCGTAACCGTGCCGACGGCGCCCGGCCACGGCGTCAGCCTGCGCGACGACATCGTCGCCTCGACGCGGAGGAGCCAGCTGTGA
- a CDS encoding AfsR/SARP family transcriptional regulator, with product MTDVSTHRTNGVPGATPYIRTMGAFEVVRDQTSAQWPSRKARDLLKLLVARRGRPTARELLMDNLWPDDDPGRCGNRLSVALSTIRTALDPYRRYSPDHFVSTDKYVVMLANVTIDVEVFLAAAREAQLRYERDEPDAMTALALAEAAYAGEFLAEDPRQEWAVSLRELARASYLDLVRTLASASARSADYERAQTYQLLALERDPFDEQAHLGLITALSRTGKHDRARRQYRDYQRQMNRIGIEPVPFPADRQLSPAC from the coding sequence ATGACAGATGTATCGACCCACCGGACCAACGGTGTTCCTGGTGCCACGCCATACATCCGCACCATGGGGGCCTTCGAGGTCGTGCGCGACCAGACATCCGCGCAATGGCCGTCGAGGAAAGCACGTGACCTGCTCAAGCTGCTGGTCGCCAGGCGCGGTCGCCCGACCGCGCGTGAGCTGCTGATGGACAACCTGTGGCCGGATGACGACCCGGGCCGGTGCGGCAACCGCCTTTCCGTCGCACTGTCCACCATCCGCACGGCGCTGGACCCGTATCGCCGGTATTCACCCGATCATTTCGTCAGCACCGACAAATATGTCGTGATGTTGGCCAACGTCACCATCGACGTCGAGGTTTTCCTTGCCGCCGCACGCGAAGCGCAGCTGCGGTACGAACGTGACGAGCCAGACGCGATGACCGCGCTGGCGTTGGCGGAGGCGGCGTACGCCGGTGAATTCCTGGCCGAGGATCCCCGCCAGGAGTGGGCCGTGTCGCTGCGCGAGCTGGCGCGCGCGAGCTATCTCGACCTGGTCCGCACGCTCGCCTCCGCATCGGCTCGGTCGGCTGACTACGAACGCGCGCAGACCTACCAGTTGCTGGCGCTGGAACGCGATCCGTTCGACGAGCAGGCGCATCTTGGCCTGATCACGGCGCTCTCGCGTACCGGTAAGCACGATCGCGCGAGGCGGCAATATCGCGACTATCAGCGCCAGATGAACCGTATCGGCATCGAGCCGGTCCCGTTTCCGGCGGATCGTCAGCTTTCGCCGGCCTGCTGA
- a CDS encoding BTAD domain-containing putative transcriptional regulator, producing the protein MTGSLQVVKTATRGGPGWVDRPSLVRRLAEVTDRRLTILVADAGYGKTSLLTSWAGRVPHCRYALSRKDAVLATFVHNLSEQLLTPVPGLDQPIDDIAAALLGPLSRQSDDLVLILDDLHELPADGDAARLVEAICRYAPASLHVVLSSRHQPPFSVERQRGRGELLELDGLALAFTAAETHALLSTALGEPAADDLADRLQAVTGGWPAATVLAARWLADRSAETRADEIDRLGHPGGPLFGYVSDEVFRGQPDDVAEFVRRLAPLRKVTADLCSSVGLVLGGDHLDRLARAGALLWRQDDGTFAVSPLARDAVRATAPLPAEEWSILHQQAAAWYLRNDDTKEALRCVRALGDQAMTASFICENASRLLHGGAATVILEAFGQLPPWARTADTARVEGQARFCLGDWSGALRCFYRGIDIAGAVEPRFGWRLAALYHFLGEPNRALAICEQVTAVGTAGPASADEALVLAWTAYSHWVRNEHPASRDIAARALRVAQASGNPGALADSYSVMGLLNGIDTDAHHEAAIEAAALSNNAMHMIFAHTNYARTLITRGDIRPGLAQLDVAVSSAERSRDRNMVLFTHCHRGTAKLALGRLDEAAADFQAARAGYQRGGPGASARPLVGLGEVYREHGDLALAAAAYQEAADIAAESGDQELHGVALTGLAQVRLADDPEAAASLAEQAVAASEGSVRVRAQIVAGWVALSRGDRRRLSEAVAAASAGVGIGADRGGLARLLELRAAALADQPAEQLRLLHQAADIWAATGQLIGAARVGVAVARLTEAPAPVLEAATAALRQYGVHPAAEAAAGLLRFVPIPAPNSLEVRTLGGFGLLRDGQLVGAEEWRSKKARDLFKLLVARRGRPTPRESLMDILWPDDDPTRCANRLSVALSTIRTVLDPDRRYPPDHFVGTDKYAIELRNLAVDVEVFLAIAAKAQTEYERRSADAPRALALAEATYSGDFLEEDPYQDWAVPLREEAKARYLELVRLLAGLAENAGEYDRAARYRLRALERDTFDEEAHLGLIGALVAAGRHGEAKRRYEIYRGQMAEIGIEPAPFPRRNTLRIAAVRS; encoded by the coding sequence GTGACCGGTTCGTTGCAGGTGGTGAAGACGGCGACGCGCGGCGGCCCCGGCTGGGTCGACCGTCCGTCGCTGGTGCGCCGGCTGGCCGAGGTGACCGACCGGCGGCTGACGATCCTGGTCGCCGACGCCGGCTATGGCAAGACCTCACTGCTGACCAGCTGGGCCGGCCGGGTCCCGCACTGCCGCTACGCGCTGAGCCGCAAGGACGCCGTCCTCGCCACCTTCGTCCACAACCTGTCCGAGCAGCTGCTCACCCCGGTCCCCGGCCTCGACCAGCCGATCGACGACATCGCCGCCGCGCTGCTCGGTCCGCTGTCCCGGCAGTCCGACGACCTCGTGCTGATCCTCGACGACCTGCACGAGCTGCCGGCCGACGGCGACGCCGCGCGGCTGGTCGAGGCGATCTGCCGGTACGCGCCGGCCAGCCTGCACGTCGTGCTGTCCTCGCGGCACCAGCCACCGTTCTCGGTCGAGCGGCAGCGCGGTCGCGGCGAGCTGCTGGAGCTGGACGGCCTCGCGCTGGCCTTCACCGCCGCCGAGACGCACGCTCTGCTGTCCACCGCGCTCGGCGAGCCCGCGGCCGACGACCTGGCCGACCGGCTGCAGGCGGTCACCGGCGGCTGGCCGGCCGCGACCGTACTCGCCGCGCGGTGGCTGGCGGACCGCTCCGCGGAGACGCGCGCCGACGAGATCGACCGGCTCGGCCATCCCGGCGGTCCGCTGTTCGGCTATGTGTCCGACGAGGTCTTCCGCGGCCAGCCCGACGACGTCGCCGAGTTCGTACGGCGCCTCGCACCCCTGCGTAAGGTCACCGCCGACCTCTGCTCGAGCGTCGGCCTCGTCCTCGGCGGCGACCACCTCGACCGGCTGGCGCGCGCCGGCGCGTTGTTGTGGCGGCAGGACGACGGCACCTTCGCGGTCAGTCCGCTCGCGCGCGACGCCGTACGCGCGACCGCGCCGCTGCCCGCCGAGGAGTGGTCGATCCTGCACCAGCAGGCCGCCGCCTGGTATCTGCGCAACGACGACACCAAAGAGGCGCTGCGGTGCGTACGCGCGTTGGGTGACCAGGCCATGACGGCCTCGTTCATCTGCGAAAACGCGTCGCGGCTGCTGCATGGCGGCGCGGCGACCGTCATCCTGGAGGCCTTCGGCCAGCTGCCGCCGTGGGCCCGTACGGCCGACACCGCGCGCGTCGAAGGCCAGGCGCGCTTCTGCCTCGGCGACTGGAGCGGCGCGCTGCGCTGCTTCTATCGCGGCATCGACATCGCCGGCGCGGTCGAGCCGCGGTTCGGTTGGCGGCTGGCCGCGCTCTATCACTTCCTCGGCGAGCCAAACCGCGCGCTGGCGATCTGCGAGCAGGTGACCGCGGTCGGTACGGCCGGCCCGGCGAGTGCGGACGAGGCGCTGGTGCTGGCGTGGACCGCGTACTCGCACTGGGTCCGCAACGAGCATCCGGCCAGTCGCGACATCGCAGCGCGCGCGTTGCGAGTGGCGCAGGCTTCCGGCAACCCAGGTGCGCTGGCCGACTCGTACAGCGTGATGGGGTTGCTCAACGGCATCGACACCGACGCGCACCACGAGGCGGCGATCGAGGCCGCCGCGCTGAGCAACAACGCGATGCACATGATCTTCGCGCACACCAACTACGCGCGGACGCTGATCACCCGCGGCGACATACGGCCTGGCTTGGCGCAGCTCGACGTGGCGGTGTCGTCGGCGGAGCGCAGCCGCGACCGCAACATGGTGCTCTTCACGCACTGCCACCGCGGCACCGCCAAGCTCGCGCTCGGCCGGCTCGACGAGGCCGCCGCCGACTTCCAGGCGGCGCGCGCCGGCTATCAACGCGGTGGTCCCGGCGCGAGCGCGCGGCCGCTGGTCGGTCTCGGCGAGGTCTATCGCGAGCACGGCGACCTGGCGCTCGCCGCCGCCGCGTACCAGGAGGCGGCCGACATCGCCGCCGAGTCCGGTGACCAGGAGCTGCACGGCGTCGCGCTGACCGGCCTGGCGCAGGTGCGGCTGGCCGACGACCCGGAGGCCGCGGCGTCGCTGGCCGAGCAGGCGGTCGCGGCGTCCGAGGGCTCGGTGCGCGTACGCGCACAGATCGTCGCCGGATGGGTGGCGCTGTCCCGGGGGGATCGGCGACGCCTGTCCGAGGCGGTCGCCGCGGCCAGCGCCGGTGTCGGCATCGGCGCTGACCGCGGCGGACTCGCGCGGCTGCTGGAGCTGCGGGCCGCCGCGCTCGCCGACCAGCCGGCCGAGCAGCTGCGGCTGCTGCACCAGGCCGCCGACATCTGGGCCGCGACCGGCCAGCTGATCGGCGCGGCACGCGTCGGTGTCGCGGTCGCGCGGCTGACCGAGGCGCCGGCGCCGGTCCTGGAGGCGGCGACCGCGGCTTTGCGGCAGTACGGCGTGCATCCGGCCGCCGAGGCCGCGGCCGGCCTGCTGCGCTTCGTACCGATCCCGGCGCCGAACTCACTGGAGGTGCGTACGCTCGGCGGCTTCGGCCTGCTGCGCGACGGCCAGCTGGTTGGTGCGGAGGAATGGCGGTCGAAGAAAGCGCGCGACCTGTTCAAGCTGTTGGTGGCGCGGCGCGGCCGGCCGACTCCGCGTGAGTCGCTGATGGACATTCTGTGGCCGGACGACGATCCGACCCGGTGCGCCAACCGGCTTTCCGTTGCGCTGTCGACGATCCGTACGGTGCTCGACCCCGACCGGCGATATCCGCCAGACCATTTCGTCGGCACCGACAAATACGCGATCGAGTTGCGCAACCTGGCCGTCGACGTCGAGGTTTTCCTTGCCATCGCGGCGAAGGCGCAGACCGAGTACGAGCGGCGCAGCGCCGACGCACCGCGTGCGCTGGCCCTGGCCGAGGCCACCTACAGCGGCGATTTCCTTGAGGAAGACCCGTATCAGGACTGGGCCGTGCCACTGCGCGAGGAAGCGAAAGCGCGCTATCTCGAGCTCGTACGCCTGCTGGCCGGTCTCGCCGAAAACGCCGGCGAATACGACCGCGCGGCGCGTTATCGCTTGCGTGCCTTGGAAAGGGACACCTTCGACGAGGAAGCGCACCTCGGCCTGATCGGCGCCCTGGTGGCCGCCGGCCGGCATGGCGAGGCCAAGCGGCGCTATGAGATCTATCGCGGCCAGATGGCCGAGATCGGCATCGAGCCGGCACCGTTCCCGCGCCGCAACACGCTCCGGATCGCCGCCGTACGCAGCTAG